CAGCCTCATTTACTGAAACACTAAATGGAATATCGTCCCTGTACAATATCTCGTAAATTCCTATTCTTAAAACTGATAAATCTATTTTAGATAAACGATTTATTTTCCAGCCAGTAGCTTTTTTTTCTATTATACCGTCTAAAACCGGCGTTTTTTCGTATACTCCATCAACGATTCCTTTAATATATTCCCTATCGTTTTTAGTTAAACTCTCGTCCTCCAGGGCCATGTTAATTTGTTCGTCTCTGTCAGTTTTCTGTATTTCCAATTGATACAACAGCTTCATCGCAGTTTCCCTGGATGCACGGCGTCCCATTAATATTCCTCCTTAAGTTAAATCTGTTTATCTGTATGTACCAGGCGGCAATATCCTGTCAAGAAGATTTTTGATATAGTCTTTGTCCTGGTACAATTTTTTTCCTATATAGAATCCAAATACAACACACAATACTATAAACAACGCTTTTAACAATCCAAGAATCAATACAATGACTGCAATTACAAAACCAATTGCAGCACCAAGTATTTCACCCTTATGCTGATTGTAAAAATCGGTTAATACCTGTTTATTCATGGTAACACCTCCAATTTCTACTCAACTCTTGAGGATTTGTAGCCAGTGAAAATGCTCTCAACTAAAACTCTGACACTATCAACCTGCACTCCTGTACAATCCTCAACTGCTGATTTTACCTTTTGCTGCATATCTTCAGAAAGAAGCGGAATGTTTATGTCAGGAAGAACAATTGCTTTCACGGTAATGCTTACACTTTCGCCTACTTTTGTAACAAATGCCTTGGAATCACGAATTCCATTCAGCTTTCTTGATGTAGCTAATGCAATGTTCTCAATTGAGTTTAAAGTAATCCTTATATCGCCGTTTTTATTGTATTTTGTTATAGCTTTTTTATCTCCTTCAGGCTTAAAACCTGAGAGAAGAAATGTCAAACTCAAACAGAAAAATATTGAAGAAACAATGAACATTATAATAGATGGATTCCGATATCCTAGTACATCGTTATATAAGTATGTATAAGCCTGTGACAATATGTCTGACTTAATTGTTACAAGCATTGCAAACATAGATGCAATTGTCAGAAAAAATGCATAGATAGCTAATAGTACACGCAGAATTATGTTCATATTAACTTCACCTCTATTCTTATATTTTAACAAACAATACCATAAATTCGGTAATCAATTTCATTATATTTCAATTTTTTATAAAAATCAAACGTATATGAGAATGTTTGGACATCATTCTCATATACTTTTATTTATTTCCAATAACATTGATATTGATACCTTACTTAGTTTCGGAATCCTTTTTTATCTCCTTGTCGAAGTTAACTCCCTGAATGTGAATATTAACCTCTACAACATTAAGTCCCGTCATATTCTGCACCGAATTTTTCACCTTGTCCTGTATATCCCATGCTACTTCGGGTATTCTTGCACCGAATTCAACTATTATATATAAATCTATAGCTGCCTCTTTTTCTCCGACTTCAACTTTTACTCCTTTTGAAAGGTTCTTCCTCCCAAGAATCTCGGCAATGCCTCCTGCTATACCACCACTCATTCCCGCTACTCCCGGGACATCAGTCGCGGCAATTCCGGCAATAATGGCAACAACTTCTTCAGATATTTTTACCGAACCATAGTCACCAATTATGTTATTTTCTTCCATAATATACCTCCATCTTCTGATATCAGTCAGGCAAAATTACCATTTCTAAGGATAACAGCTTGTAAAATTATATCACTTCAATCCCTAATTATCAATCCATACTAGTATTTTAAATAAGTACAGTTTCTAATCATTGCAATTATATAATATTTAATTGTCCCGACAATTATTAAAAAACAAAAAGGCTATCTTTTTCAAGATAACCTGGTTTAGCAGCTTTATTTTTTAAAATTTTAAGAATCAGAACATATTCTTGATTATAATCTTATCAAAAGGAATATTTCCCTGTCTTGCCACAATGTCAGCTATTTTAGCCCAATCAGCCTTGGATATAGCGGGAGCTTTAACAACAACATCTACACTCCCATCATCAGAAAATAATGCAACTACATCATTAAAACCCTTTTCTTTGATAAGTGTTTCAATATTGGCTTCCTTCTGAGACCTTTCAACTATTTTCATCATTTTTTCATAAGCTTTGGATTTTACATCCTTGCTAGCCATACCGTCTTCATAGATACCTTTCATGGTTTCAATGTCCTTGTCTCTTGTAACATCCCTATCCATTTTTGCCTGGGCGAAAAAATTGTTTGCTTCCTTTGAGGCCGTTGCTGCTTTCTCTTCATTCCCAGCAACCGCAGTATTAATGTTTTCCTTGTCTGAGGCATCCTGATTATCAACATATACTGCATCGCCAATTTGAGCGGAGTCATCTTCGCTATATTGTGAAGTTTTGTTGTAGTTGTACTGCAGGTATCCTGCGATAACCAGCATTAATACAAGGGAAAGTACAATTATTTGTTTTCTTTTTAAAAAATTCATTACATAGACCCTCCTAACAATCTTTTAGTTTATTGTTTCTCCTTGGCTTTTCACCTAAAGGATTATTGCTCATCCCACAAATTATGTATATTCATGTGAATTTAAGTTTATTTCTATTTTTTAAAATTAGTTTTTATTTCTCTCAAAGACCTGTATTTTGTGAGAAGCTACTTCAAAAAGTGCTTCAGTAGCTTTTGCCAAACTACTTCTGACCTCTGCATCTTTGGCACCGTCTGCAACTATAACAACACCCTTTACTTTTGGAAGCAGTTCCTTTGTTATGTATGGTTTTTTTACTCCGTCGCTTTCTTCAAAAATAATATTATTTTCCCTGTCCGCCTGTTTAACTGACCTTGTACCTCCTTCCTTGTCTTTCTCCTGTGTGTCGCTTGTACTGTTTTTCGTGTTATAAACTGGCACAGATTCACTACCTGAATAAAAAGTCACCATAACACTAACCTTGCCTGCTCCCTTGATTTGAGACAGGATAGCTTCCAGACTTTTTTCCAGTTCATCCTTTGTTTCACCTTCCTTCCGGCTTAATGTTTCCACAGCCTCTGTCCCGTTTTCGGTCTGAGGGGGCACCTTTTCCTCATTCTTGTCTGTGCCTTGAAAAAATACGCTGCCTGCAATGAGTAAAATTATTCCTATTATTGCCACTATTACCGTATTTTGAATTACCTTTTTACTCCCATCAGCAGTTATTTTCTTTTTCAAATTCGCTATAAGGTTACTAAATTTATACATTTATATTCCCTCCTGCACCTTTTATTCCGAAAATTTAAGGGTTATCCGAAATAAATTAATTTACGGTAACAATAATGTTGTCTTTATGAATTTCAAAGGATTTATTAATGGTCTGCTTTACTTGTTCAGTGATTTTTTTATTTTCATTATCTGTGGGTCCTTCAACTTTCTTTTTACTTTTTCCATTTACAAAGGGTAATGAAATATCAATCTTTTTAACAGGTATTACGGAATTTATTCTTACACTGTCAGACTGTTTTTTCCCTCGTTTTATCTGCAAATTTACCCTGGTTATTTCACCGAATTTATTCGAAGAGTAGTCCTCGTTGATTTCAATATCCGCTTTTGCTTGTGATACTCCTTCAACTTTCTGAGCCTGTTCCTGTATACTGGTGATTACTTTTTTCTTGTATACCTGGGATACCTGTTTCATCTGCTTGTCCTTTAAGAGTCTGCTGCTGGCTTCTAATTCATTTTTATCGATATACATGCTATCTGATATAACATTCTGTCCGAGGTTGAAATTTTTATTCTTAAGGGCTAAAAACGGGTTTATTACAGCAATAAGTAATATGAACCCTGCTATAAGACTTATAATTTTTTTTATTTTTCCTGAGGGCATTATTATTTCAAATAAAACAAGAATGATTGTTATTGTTACAATATTGATAATCCAGCTTTTCAAAAAATCAAGCATTAAAAAACCCTCCTCTACCTTATTGCTGCCGACATGTTTGAGGTACTTATTACAATTGTTATGGCTATAAGAAACATTACTGCTACAGCGGCTGTTACTCCCAAGATGTATGTTAATGAGCCTGACATGTCATTAAGACAGTTTGTGATCTTCTTATCTGATATTGGCTCTACAAATGCACAGGCCAGCTTGTACAACACAACCATGGCAAGGATTTTCAAAAGAGGTGCAAGACAGATTATGAGAATTCCTATCATTGCTATAAGTCCTGATGCATTTTTTATTACAAGAGTACAGCCTACAACCGTATCTGCTGCATCTGCCAGATACTTTCCCACAACCGGAATAAAGGTTCCAAGTGCGAATTTTGCTGTTTTGCTTGTTACACCATCTACAACCGCACCCATTGACCCCTGTATTGATACTATTGCTATAAATATTGTCAGGATAAACCCCAGTCCCCAGGTACAGATTTGTTTCATAAATCCTGCCAGCTTGGTCAATTGAATCTTATCGGAAATATTGTTTACGATGTTCAGAATAGTCACAATGAAAATCAAAGGGATGAAAAAATTTTTAATTACTGTAGCACCTATTTCAATCAGCATTACAAGTACCGGTTGGAAAACACCTGCCGAAGATATACTTCCTGATGTGGCAAGAAGCGTTATTAGCAGAGGTATAATGGAATGCATGAACGACACCATATTATCGATAATTTCCATACACATTTTCATAGCCATACTGAAGCTTACCATTAATACCGAAACCAATACTATGTAGCATACAAAAAATGCCATTTCGCCTACACTTTCACTAAGAAAAGAATTTTGAAGATTTTTAAGAATTGCACATATGATACAAAGTACTATTATCTTTATTAATATGTCTGCGTTTAAAAAAACTTCTTTAAGAAGATATTTTATTAATCCATTAATTACTCCTGAAAAGCTGAAATTCAAGTTCCCTTTTGCCGCATCAGAAACAATTTTTCCGGGGTCGAAGTCTGGAAAGAGTTCTTGCGAATCCCCCGTATAATACTTCCTTACGCTGTCGCTTATTCCTGAACTATCCTTGAGCTGATCGTCAAGAATCTGTTCATTTCCCGTACTGCTGCCAGTATTTTGCCTAATTGTTTCTGCGTGAACATGTAGCGGGAAGAAAACTGTTATAATCAATAAAACTGTAAAAACAAGTTTTTGTAATTTCATTGGTATATTTCCTCCAAGGCTGAAAATAGCCGTTAAACGTGATGTATATCGGGATACCTTGCTATGGCATCAGCTTTACTACCAGGTCTAGGAGTGATGTTATTATTGGTACTGCCAGAACCACTATGGTAACCTTACCTGCAAGTTCTATTTTGGATGCAATTGACGATTCTCCGGCATCTTTACAAACCTCTGCTCCAAACTCTGAAATATATGCTATTCCAACTATTTTAAGCAAAATTGAAATATATTCAGAGTCTATGTCTGCCTTCTGGCTGAAGGTTTTTATAAAATCTATCACTGCGGAAAGCTTTACTACTACAAGCATAAATATTAGAATCCCGGTAATAAGGCTTACCTGCAAAGCAAGCTCCGGTTTCTGTGCCTTTATAACAGACGAAAGTGCTACCGCAACTATACCAATACAAACAATCTGAAGTATATCCATATCATATGTACCCTCATATCCCTAATGCTTTTGTGTTAAAACTGGAACATGGTCTTAACAGCTTCAAAAAGACCTGCAATTTGTTTTGATACCATTAAAAGGACTACTACAATTCCTGCAAGGGTAGTCATCATAGCCTGTTCTTCTCTTCCAGACCTGATTAAAACCTGATTTAATACCGAAACTAATATGCCTATTGCTGCAATTTTAAATATGAGATCCACTTCCATTAAACTTCACTCCTTTGTGCCTAAAATAATACGACTACTATTGCCAGTCCGCTTAAGACCCCAAGGCTTTTGTACATTTTTTCATTTTTTTGTCTCATTTGCTCTGCTTTCATTTCCTGAAGCTTCAATTGAGATGAGACAAGATTTATATTATTGATCTGCCCTTCCAGGTCTGAACTTCCAAGCATTTTACCAAAGGTAATCAAAATGCCCTTATCTTCCTTATTTAAGCCCAGCTTTGAGTAAGTATTCTCCACAGCCTTTTCCCATGCTGTATCCGCCGTTATTCCGGGCAAGGAGAGGTTTTCGGCCGCTTCCTTGAAGATTAGGGAGGCATCAGTTTTGGAGCTTGTATATATTCTTTCAAAGGATTGTGCCAACAAATTTGACAAATAGCTTATCTCATTCTCTAACATTTGTAGTAAAACTTGAAGCTCTCTTAATACTTTAGGCCTCTTTGAGCAGTCTGCTGCCAGAGAAAAGCCAATAAGACTGGTAGCACATATAAGGAGTACTGAACCGATAATTTTTATAATCATTTCTTTGCTCCCTTCATGACAATAACCGGTAAATAGGTGTCATACCCGCATCTACAACCTCCTCCAGCGTACCGGGCCCATTTCTGGAACTAAGTACTATGTACCTCTCAAATGCAGCTGATTTAATTAGAGAAAGCAGTTCTTCCCTCATTTTAAGCTCTGTTATGTTATATCCGTGTGCAGAAGCTATTATTTTAATACCCGAGTTCAGAACCTTTAGAATGGCTTCCTTGTCACCATGAGTTCCTATCTCGTCTGTAATTATTATTTCCGGCGACATGCTTCTTAAAAGCATTTCCATACCCAAGGCTTTTGGGCAGCCATCCATTACATCAGTTCTATATCCTACGTCACTCTGAGGAACCCCCTTACAGCATGCAGCGATTTCAGACCTTTCATCAACTATCCCAACCTTCATACCACTAAAACCATATTCTGTCTCTCCACTGCTTAACATCCTGGATAAATCTCTTAGTATAGTGGTTTTACCGCATTGGGGCGGCCCGACGATAAGCGTGTTATATGTGTCGGAGTTGTTTTTGATTATGTATTTTATTATATGATTTGCACATCCCTTGACCTCTCTTGCTATACGTATGTTTATCCCGTTAAAATCCTTTATATTTCTTATTTTTCCCTCCTGAAGCACAACCCTGCCGCTGAGTCCTATTCTGTGTCCTCCGCGCAAAGTAAGGTAACCTGATTTTATTTCATCCTGATATGCATAAATGGAATTTTCACTCATAAGTTCCAGTGTTTTGACTATCTCTTTCTGGTCCACCATATATGCCTCGCTTAAAGACCTTGACAGGCGGCCGTTTTCAGCAACAAACCAGTCATTTCTTTTATAAAAAACCATTAAGGGCTTTCCTGCCCGCAATCTTATTTCTTCCAGATTGTTGAGTTCATTAACGTTTATGTTTTGAATTACAGCCCTGATACCGGGAATGAGAAAAGGCAGTATTTCGCCCTTAATAGATTTTGATTCAAAAAATTGTGCGGTAGTCATATGTTAATCATCTCCTTGCTTTTCTTTAGTTAACACACCCTTGTGTTAAGTACTGCTGAATGTCATATAAGAAATTTACTTATTTATATATATTAGGCTTTGTCCAACATTATGACAAAAATAAAAAAAGGTATTAAAAAACCCAATAGAACCATCCACGGCTCTATCGGGTTTTTTTATTTAATTTATTTAATTTTCTTTTATCTCAAGGAAACTTTTTTATTCATCATGCGGCCTGTCAGATAGAAGAGAACACATATCATTATTATATCGAATATATATCCTCCCAGACCAATAACAATACTTGAAGGATTTTGGTTGTTTATGTTTTCTACTAAAAATCCAACCATATTTTGTGTAGTTAAAGAAATATCAAGGCTACCTGACAGATTGACGTTAACAGATAAAG
This genomic stretch from Ruminiclostridium cellulolyticum H10 harbors:
- the nusB gene encoding transcription antitermination factor NusB; the encoded protein is MGRRASRETAMKLLYQLEIQKTDRDEQINMALEDESLTKNDREYIKGIVDGVYEKTPVLDGIIEKKATGWKINRLSKIDLSVLRIGIYEILYRDDIPFSVSVNEAVELAKKYSNEDAGAFVNGLLAKVSKGDLPQETSANEVDSQ
- a CDS encoding DUF2273 domain-containing protein, which produces MNKQVLTDFYNQHKGEILGAAIGFVIAVIVLILGLLKALFIVLCVVFGFYIGKKLYQDKDYIKNLLDRILPPGTYR
- the amaP gene encoding alkaline shock response membrane anchor protein AmaP, with product MNIILRVLLAIYAFFLTIASMFAMLVTIKSDILSQAYTYLYNDVLGYRNPSIIMFIVSSIFFCLSLTFLLSGFKPEGDKKAITKYNKNGDIRITLNSIENIALATSRKLNGIRDSKAFVTKVGESVSITVKAIVLPDINIPLLSEDMQQKVKSAVEDCTGVQVDSVRVLVESIFTGYKSSRVE
- a CDS encoding Asp23/Gls24 family envelope stress response protein, which codes for MEENNIIGDYGSVKISEEVVAIIAGIAATDVPGVAGMSGGIAGGIAEILGRKNLSKGVKVEVGEKEAAIDLYIIVEFGARIPEVAWDIQDKVKNSVQNMTGLNVVEVNIHIQGVNFDKEIKKDSETK
- a CDS encoding SpoIIIAH-like family protein is translated as MNFLKRKQIIVLSLVLMLVIAGYLQYNYNKTSQYSEDDSAQIGDAVYVDNQDASDKENINTAVAGNEEKAATASKEANNFFAQAKMDRDVTRDKDIETMKGIYEDGMASKDVKSKAYEKMMKIVERSQKEANIETLIKEKGFNDVVALFSDDGSVDVVVKAPAISKADWAKIADIVARQGNIPFDKIIIKNMF
- the spoIIIAG gene encoding stage III sporulation protein AG, encoding MYKFSNLIANLKKKITADGSKKVIQNTVIVAIIGIILLIAGSVFFQGTDKNEEKVPPQTENGTEAVETLSRKEGETKDELEKSLEAILSQIKGAGKVSVMVTFYSGSESVPVYNTKNSTSDTQEKDKEGGTRSVKQADRENNIIFEESDGVKKPYITKELLPKVKGVVIVADGAKDAEVRSSLAKATEALFEVASHKIQVFERNKN
- a CDS encoding stage III sporulation protein AF, translated to MLDFLKSWIINIVTITIILVLFEIIMPSGKIKKIISLIAGFILLIAVINPFLALKNKNFNLGQNVISDSMYIDKNELEASSRLLKDKQMKQVSQVYKKKVITSIQEQAQKVEGVSQAKADIEINEDYSSNKFGEITRVNLQIKRGKKQSDSVRINSVIPVKKIDISLPFVNGKSKKKVEGPTDNENKKITEQVKQTINKSFEIHKDNIIVTVN
- the spoIIIAE gene encoding stage III sporulation protein AE, whose amino-acid sequence is MKLQKLVFTVLLIITVFFPLHVHAETIRQNTGSSTGNEQILDDQLKDSSGISDSVRKYYTGDSQELFPDFDPGKIVSDAAKGNLNFSFSGVINGLIKYLLKEVFLNADILIKIIVLCIICAILKNLQNSFLSESVGEMAFFVCYIVLVSVLMVSFSMAMKMCMEIIDNMVSFMHSIIPLLITLLATSGSISSAGVFQPVLVMLIEIGATVIKNFFIPLIFIVTILNIVNNISDKIQLTKLAGFMKQICTWGLGFILTIFIAIVSIQGSMGAVVDGVTSKTAKFALGTFIPVVGKYLADAADTVVGCTLVIKNASGLIAMIGILIICLAPLLKILAMVVLYKLACAFVEPISDKKITNCLNDMSGSLTYILGVTAAVAVMFLIAITIVISTSNMSAAIR
- the spoIIIAD gene encoding stage III sporulation protein AD, translating into MDILQIVCIGIVAVALSSVIKAQKPELALQVSLITGILIFMLVVVKLSAVIDFIKTFSQKADIDSEYISILLKIVGIAYISEFGAEVCKDAGESSIASKIELAGKVTIVVLAVPIITSLLDLVVKLMP
- the spoIIIAC gene encoding stage III sporulation protein AC, whose amino-acid sequence is MEVDLIFKIAAIGILVSVLNQVLIRSGREEQAMMTTLAGIVVVLLMVSKQIAGLFEAVKTMFQF
- the spoIIIAB gene encoding stage III sporulation protein SpoIIIAB — encoded protein: MIIKIIGSVLLICATSLIGFSLAADCSKRPKVLRELQVLLQMLENEISYLSNLLAQSFERIYTSSKTDASLIFKEAAENLSLPGITADTAWEKAVENTYSKLGLNKEDKGILITFGKMLGSSDLEGQINNINLVSSQLKLQEMKAEQMRQKNEKMYKSLGVLSGLAIVVVLF
- the spoIIIAA gene encoding stage III sporulation protein AA encodes the protein MTTAQFFESKSIKGEILPFLIPGIRAVIQNINVNELNNLEEIRLRAGKPLMVFYKRNDWFVAENGRLSRSLSEAYMVDQKEIVKTLELMSENSIYAYQDEIKSGYLTLRGGHRIGLSGRVVLQEGKIRNIKDFNGINIRIAREVKGCANHIIKYIIKNNSDTYNTLIVGPPQCGKTTILRDLSRMLSSGETEYGFSGMKVGIVDERSEIAACCKGVPQSDVGYRTDVMDGCPKALGMEMLLRSMSPEIIITDEIGTHGDKEAILKVLNSGIKIIASAHGYNITELKMREELLSLIKSAAFERYIVLSSRNGPGTLEEVVDAGMTPIYRLLS